One Lysobacter enzymogenes DNA segment encodes these proteins:
- a CDS encoding RNA polymerase sigma factor translates to MNTAADTSDDVLMLAWAAGDAGAFEVLYSRHRGPLYRFLLRQLRDSALADEFFQDVWQRVIGARQGWKPDAQFNTWLFRIAHNRLNDYWRGLKHRPATPEDGDERAARVPDPTTPERELSEFEQRRRLQRAIEELPEEQREVVLLRLEQELSLEEIGAITGVGRETVKSRLRYAMDKLRARLTE, encoded by the coding sequence ATGAACACCGCTGCGGACACGAGCGACGACGTGCTGATGCTGGCCTGGGCGGCCGGCGACGCCGGCGCGTTCGAAGTCCTGTACTCGCGCCACCGCGGCCCGCTGTACCGCTTCCTGCTGCGCCAGCTGCGCGATTCGGCCCTGGCCGACGAGTTCTTCCAGGACGTGTGGCAGCGGGTGATCGGCGCGCGCCAGGGCTGGAAGCCCGACGCGCAGTTCAATACCTGGCTGTTCCGGATCGCGCACAACCGGCTGAACGACTACTGGCGCGGGCTCAAGCACCGCCCGGCGACGCCGGAGGACGGCGACGAGCGCGCCGCGCGCGTGCCCGATCCGACCACGCCGGAGCGCGAGCTGTCCGAATTCGAGCAGCGCCGCCGCTTGCAGCGCGCGATCGAGGAGTTGCCCGAGGAGCAGCGCGAGGTGGTGCTGCTGCGCCTGGAACAAGAGTTGAGCCTGGAAGAAATCGGCGCCATTACGGGGGTGGGTCGGGAAACGGTGAAGTCCAGGCTGCGGTACGCGATGGACAAGCTGCGCGCGAGGTTGACCGAATGA
- a CDS encoding EAL domain-containing protein, with translation MRTATVSDAAEGAWPGQALAAALLEALPAGSQIAVSWRTAQGQVAESFTPGADGALRASALDRLECDPPAIGASDERYADRIEAAWWLQDRSRASLAVQMPRALPAWLRAGWLAMARGLVAAELAALRAHARAEALEKSERLQQALFGIADLAGSGLEMSDLLSRIHGVVCGLMYAENFYIVLYDDIADTMRFLYFADRHDPYVANPLQVIRGEDMPTSLTLALLRHGEPLQGSSAQLRERLSVPHDERHGPDSADWLGVPMRREERVCGAVVVQNYDSADSYGEEDRALLAFVAQHILTALDRYRAREELERRVAERTYALQLSNRDLQAEIIERQRAERLQRALFRIAELTITSDTLERFYSQVHDVVSELLYARNFYIALLSDDGERLQFPYSIDERDMIREARQFAGGLTEFVIRQGRPLLADRHRIAELNSRGEVRSHGSAAHCWLGVPLYRDDAVVGVIAIQSYSRAISFNARDQELLTFVAHHISIGLARKQAQDRLLTAHGELEQRVASRTRELAHTNAELVAQIGERESAERKLTHLALHDPLTELPNRSQLLERLDHAIARARREQRPFAVLFLDLDRFKLVNDSVGHAAGDELLVESGRRIVGAVRGEDTVARLGGDEFAILVEHIDGLNVAEELAQRVLRALGEPCWVAGREVFPSASVGIALWHPRYRNGIELLRDADAAMYRAKGAGRGRFAVFDEEMREQAVRILDLEADLRRAINSDAFIAYYQPIVRLDDGVAIGHEALLRWRHEKRGLLLPREFIGLGEDSGLIEEADWILYGRVIEELARGGEGYISVNVSPKHFRAGDFADRLLRMLDRAGADPHRLRIEITEVALLDDVPRALRMLRTLRSHGVLAQLDDFGTGFSALSYLHRFPIECLKIDQSFVAGLVGESRPESVAVVRAIQALAGTLGIHTIGEGVETPAQRAVLRELGCAFGQGYLFGRPAERMRSVQPAVGE, from the coding sequence ATGCGAACGGCAACGGTGAGCGACGCGGCCGAGGGCGCCTGGCCCGGCCAGGCGTTGGCGGCCGCGCTGCTGGAAGCGCTGCCGGCCGGTTCGCAGATCGCGGTGAGCTGGCGCACCGCCCAAGGCCAGGTGGCCGAATCCTTCACGCCCGGCGCCGACGGCGCCCTGCGCGCGAGCGCGCTGGACCGGCTGGAATGCGACCCGCCGGCCATCGGCGCCTCCGACGAACGCTACGCCGACCGGATCGAGGCGGCGTGGTGGCTGCAAGACCGCAGCCGCGCCAGCCTGGCGGTGCAGATGCCGCGCGCGCTGCCGGCGTGGCTGCGCGCCGGCTGGCTGGCGATGGCGCGCGGGTTGGTCGCGGCCGAACTGGCGGCGCTGCGCGCGCACGCCCGCGCCGAGGCGCTGGAGAAGTCCGAGCGCCTGCAGCAGGCGCTGTTCGGCATCGCCGACCTGGCCGGTTCCGGGCTGGAGATGAGCGACCTGCTCAGCCGCATCCACGGCGTGGTGTGCGGGCTGATGTACGCCGAGAATTTCTACATCGTGCTCTACGACGACATCGCCGACACGATGCGTTTCCTCTACTTCGCCGACCGCCACGACCCGTACGTGGCCAACCCGCTGCAGGTCATCCGCGGCGAGGACATGCCGACCAGCCTGACCCTGGCCCTGTTGCGCCACGGCGAGCCGCTGCAGGGCAGTTCGGCGCAGCTGCGCGAACGGCTGAGCGTGCCGCACGACGAGCGCCACGGCCCCGACAGCGCCGACTGGCTCGGCGTGCCGATGCGGCGCGAGGAACGGGTGTGCGGCGCGGTGGTGGTGCAGAACTACGACAGCGCCGACAGCTACGGCGAGGAGGACCGCGCGCTGCTGGCGTTCGTGGCCCAGCACATCCTCACCGCGCTGGACCGCTACCGCGCGCGCGAGGAACTCGAGCGGCGGGTCGCCGAGCGCACCTATGCGCTGCAGCTCAGCAACCGCGACCTGCAGGCCGAGATCATCGAGCGCCAGCGCGCCGAACGGCTGCAGCGCGCGCTGTTCCGCATCGCCGAACTGACCATCACCTCCGACACCCTGGAGCGGTTCTACTCGCAGGTCCACGACGTGGTCAGCGAGCTGCTGTACGCGCGCAATTTCTATATCGCGCTGCTGTCCGACGACGGCGAGCGGCTGCAGTTCCCGTATTCGATCGACGAACGCGACATGATCCGCGAGGCGCGCCAGTTCGCCGGCGGCCTGACCGAGTTCGTGATCCGCCAGGGCCGTCCGCTGCTGGCCGACCGCCACCGCATCGCCGAACTCAACAGCCGCGGCGAAGTGCGCAGCCACGGTTCGGCCGCGCACTGCTGGCTGGGCGTGCCGCTGTACCGCGACGACGCCGTGGTCGGGGTGATCGCGATCCAGAGCTATTCGCGCGCGATCAGCTTCAACGCCCGCGACCAGGAGCTGCTGACCTTCGTCGCCCACCACATCAGCATCGGCCTGGCGCGCAAGCAGGCCCAGGACCGGCTGCTGACCGCGCACGGCGAACTCGAACAGCGCGTCGCCAGCCGCACCCGCGAGCTGGCCCACACCAACGCCGAGCTGGTCGCGCAGATCGGCGAGCGCGAGAGCGCCGAGCGCAAGCTCACCCACCTGGCCCTGCACGATCCGCTGACCGAGCTGCCCAACCGCAGCCAGCTGCTGGAACGGCTCGACCACGCCATCGCCCGCGCGCGCCGCGAACAGCGCCCGTTCGCGGTGCTGTTCCTCGACCTGGACCGATTCAAGCTGGTCAACGACAGCGTCGGCCACGCCGCCGGCGACGAGCTGCTGGTGGAGAGTGGCCGCCGCATCGTCGGCGCGGTGCGCGGCGAGGACACGGTGGCGCGGCTGGGCGGCGATGAATTCGCGATCCTGGTCGAACACATCGACGGCCTCAACGTGGCCGAGGAACTGGCCCAGCGCGTGCTGCGCGCGCTCGGCGAGCCGTGCTGGGTGGCCGGGCGCGAGGTGTTTCCCTCGGCCAGCGTCGGCATCGCCTTGTGGCATCCGCGCTACCGCAACGGCATCGAGCTGTTGCGCGACGCCGATGCGGCGATGTACCGGGCCAAGGGCGCCGGGCGCGGCCGCTTCGCCGTGTTCGACGAGGAAATGCGCGAGCAGGCGGTGCGCATCCTCGACCTCGAGGCCGACCTGCGCCGGGCGATCAACTCCGACGCCTTCATCGCCTACTACCAGCCGATCGTGCGCCTGGACGACGGCGTCGCGATCGGCCACGAGGCGCTGCTGCGCTGGCGCCACGAAAAACGCGGTTTGCTGCTGCCGCGCGAGTTCATCGGCCTGGGCGAGGACAGCGGCCTGATCGAGGAAGCCGACTGGATTCTCTACGGCCGGGTGATCGAGGAACTGGCGCGCGGCGGCGAGGGCTACATCTCGGTCAACGTCTCGCCCAAGCACTTCCGCGCCGGCGACTTCGCCGACCGACTGCTGCGCATGCTCGACCGCGCCGGCGCCGACCCGCACCGGCTGCGCATCGAGATCACCGAGGTCGCGCTGCTCGACGACGTGCCGCGCGCGTTGCGGATGCTGCGGACCTTGCGCAGCCACGGGGTGCTGGCGCAGCTGGACGATTTCGGCACCGGGTTTTCGGCGTTGTCCTATCTGCATCGATTCCCGATCGAATGTTTGAAGATCGATCAGAGTTTCGTCGCGGGCTTGGTCGGCGAATCGCGGCCGGAGAGCGTGGCGGTGGTGCGCGCGATCCAGGCCCTGGCCGGCACCCTGGGCATCCACACCATCGGCGAAGGCGTGGAGACGCCGGCGCAGCGCGCGGTGCTGCGCGAACTGGGCTGCGCGTTCGGCCAGGGCTATCTGTTCGGCCGCCCGGCCGAGCGCATGCGTAGCGTGCAGCCCGCCGTGGGCGAATAG